The Flavobacterium praedii genome window below encodes:
- a CDS encoding amidase, translating to MDSQIKKIHQQLVSKQITCTALVQEKLDLLKQNTYNSVNSLLDTLALDLAAKVDAKIANGETIGLLEGIPFGIKDVYMLQGTYATASSDLLKNYKSPYTATAIQKLLDAGAIPLVKENCDSFGHGSSSENTIFGAVKNAIDPTLVAGGSSGGSAVNVAKEYSAFSIGGDTGGSIRQPAGYNHIYGFKPTYGRISRFGLMAYASSTDCVGPLAKSIEDIRIVLNVMSGKDPKDQTSITSTEISEDAIKSLSEFKTLKGLGKIGYFKNFIESDAIDAQIKADFLATIEKLKAKGIAVKELDFFKSDILVSTYYTLAMAETASNLSRLDGTNYGNRIEAENLIETYAVTRSENFSEETKRRIVGGNQVLSQGFSDEIYLKGLALRDQISENFSKDFQEVDIILSPVTPSTPPKIGDSLKDPLAMYLSDAYTVGFSLGQLPTLTVPQGTSTGLQITAAKNNDELVLKFANFLKELI from the coding sequence ATGGATTCTCAGATAAAAAAAATACACCAACAATTGGTGTCAAAACAAATAACTTGTACGGCTTTGGTACAAGAAAAATTAGACTTACTTAAACAAAATACCTATAATTCAGTAAATTCTTTGTTAGATACTTTGGCTTTAGATTTAGCTGCTAAAGTAGATGCTAAAATTGCAAATGGAGAAACAATAGGTTTGTTAGAAGGAATTCCTTTTGGAATTAAAGATGTATATATGTTGCAGGGAACTTACGCTACTGCAAGTTCTGATTTGTTAAAAAATTATAAATCGCCTTACACTGCTACTGCAATTCAAAAATTATTGGACGCTGGCGCTATACCATTAGTAAAAGAAAACTGTGATAGTTTTGGTCATGGTTCTTCTAGCGAAAACACGATTTTTGGTGCTGTAAAAAACGCAATTGATCCAACATTGGTTGCAGGAGGTTCAAGCGGAGGATCTGCTGTAAACGTAGCAAAAGAATATTCTGCGTTTTCAATTGGTGGAGATACCGGAGGTTCGATTCGTCAGCCTGCTGGATACAATCATATTTATGGTTTCAAACCAACCTACGGAAGAATTTCCAGATTTGGTCTTATGGCTTATGCATCTTCTACAGATTGCGTTGGTCCATTGGCTAAATCAATTGAGGATATCCGAATTGTGTTAAACGTAATGAGCGGGAAAGATCCAAAAGATCAAACTTCAATTACTTCAACAGAAATTAGTGAAGATGCAATAAAATCCCTTTCAGAGTTTAAAACTCTGAAAGGGTTGGGTAAAATTGGGTATTTTAAAAACTTTATTGAAAGTGATGCGATTGATGCTCAAATAAAAGCTGATTTCTTAGCTACTATCGAAAAACTGAAAGCCAAAGGAATTGCAGTAAAAGAATTGGATTTCTTTAAATCTGATATTTTAGTTTCAACGTATTATACGTTGGCAATGGCTGAAACGGCTTCTAATTTATCTCGTTTAGACGGAACCAATTATGGAAACCGTATCGAAGCAGAGAATTTAATTGAAACCTACGCTGTGACCCGTTCTGAAAACTTTTCAGAAGAAACAAAACGTAGAATTGTAGGTGGAAACCAAGTATTGTCACAAGGTTTTTCGGATGAAATATATTTAAAAGGATTGGCTTTAAGAGACCAAATTTCTGAAAACTTCAGTAAAGATTTTCAAGAAGTTGATATTATTTTATCGCCAGTTACACCAAGTACTCCTCCTAAAATTGGAGACAGTTTAAAAGATCCTTTGGCGATGTATTTATCGGATGCCTATACGGTTGGTTTTAGTTTGGGACAATTGCCAACTTTAACGGTACCGCAAGGAACAAGCACCGGATTGCAAATTACTGCAGCAAAAAATAATGATGAATTAGTATTGAAGTTTGCTAACTTCTTAAAAGAATTGATATAA
- a CDS encoding Asp-tRNA(Asn)/Glu-tRNA(Gln) amidotransferase subunit GatC — protein sequence MSKTMTVDILSSIKGAQPSESVNKLFDVIKNALPSNNNTANNVNRNCVSVNNLREDVVIESSAIEKQIILENFPNKKNGFLVVAKVIEG from the coding sequence ATGAGCAAAACGATGACAGTCGACATATTGTCGAGTATTAAAGGAGCACAGCCTTCCGAGAGCGTGAACAAATTATTTGATGTAATTAAAAATGCACTTCCTTCAAATAACAATACTGCAAATAATGTCAATCGTAATTGTGTGTCTGTAAATAATTTAAGAGAAGATGTTGTGATAGAGAGTTCGGCTATTGAGAAACAAATAATTTTGGAAAACTTCCCGAACAAGAAAAATGGTTTTTTAGTAGTTGCTAAAGTTATAGAAGGATAA
- a CDS encoding TonB-dependent receptor produces MIIKNIKAFVNKQSRFSGRVGVFLLLFSQFSFAQDKKDNIGTEVVNVVKPFTPTISDAFKVKEVPVITTDENAKKEIVKYSILPFPVASTFSPSKGNAQGVEKTKQDRLFKNYATLGVGNYGALNAELYITEDLNNNEYVGGMFRHNSSQGGIKGVNLADSFYDTKIDLIYGSNEQQMNWNVKLGYQNQIYNWYGLPSGFGNSLTLPESMALVNGINPQQSYNTITAGGNLAFEEGIVKEANLELTHFTDAFSSSENRFLLTPTFKFDVMDEAIKTKLIVDYLDGSFKKNYLETNTADINYGFTNLGIVPSFVMKRDDWTIDIGAGLLYSMGKENNTNKFYIYPSVTASYKIVGDLMIFYASAIGNLQQNTYNSFVDGNPFVSPTLYIKPTNELYDVHAGLKGKLASTVSYDIKASYIYDENKALFKSNDYNENDTNANYAFGNSFQVIYDDMKIMRLYGEIKADLMKGVTVEADATMSSYTNKTQSEAWNLPELQFNSKVDFAVTDKWFAGINLFYVGERKDQQLNTDIVYVTAPGSITLDGYFDLNANVRFKYSERFTTFLKVNNIMNNGYQKWLNYPVQGFQVMLGGNYKFDF; encoded by the coding sequence ATGATAATCAAAAACATAAAAGCATTCGTAAATAAGCAATCTAGGTTCTCGGGAAGAGTCGGGGTTTTTCTTTTGCTATTTTCTCAATTTTCATTTGCCCAAGACAAAAAAGATAATATTGGAACAGAGGTAGTAAATGTGGTAAAGCCTTTTACTCCAACAATTTCTGATGCTTTCAAAGTAAAAGAAGTTCCCGTAATTACAACGGATGAAAACGCAAAAAAAGAGATTGTGAAATACTCTATTTTGCCTTTTCCAGTGGCATCCACTTTTTCTCCTTCCAAAGGAAATGCGCAAGGGGTTGAAAAGACAAAACAAGATCGTTTATTCAAAAATTATGCAACTCTTGGTGTTGGAAATTACGGTGCTTTGAACGCTGAATTGTATATTACCGAAGACCTTAATAATAATGAATATGTAGGTGGGATGTTTCGACATAATTCTTCTCAAGGCGGAATAAAAGGAGTAAATCTTGCCGATTCATTTTATGATACCAAAATCGATTTGATTTATGGGTCTAATGAGCAACAAATGAATTGGAATGTAAAGTTGGGTTATCAAAATCAAATTTACAATTGGTATGGTTTACCTTCTGGTTTTGGAAATTCATTAACGCTTCCAGAGAGTATGGCATTAGTAAATGGTATTAATCCACAACAATCGTACAATACGATTACGGCTGGGGGAAATCTTGCGTTTGAAGAAGGAATTGTAAAAGAGGCTAATCTTGAGCTTACTCATTTTACAGATGCTTTTAGTTCTAGTGAGAATCGTTTTTTGCTAACACCAACATTTAAATTTGACGTGATGGACGAAGCTATAAAAACCAAATTAATAGTTGATTACCTTGATGGCAGTTTTAAGAAAAATTATCTAGAAACCAATACTGCAGACATTAATTATGGTTTTACTAATTTGGGCATAGTGCCCAGTTTTGTAATGAAAAGAGATGATTGGACGATTGATATTGGTGCAGGCTTGTTGTACAGTATGGGAAAGGAAAATAATACCAACAAATTTTATATCTATCCATCGGTGACTGCTTCCTATAAAATAGTGGGTGATTTGATGATATTTTATGCGAGTGCAATTGGGAATTTACAGCAAAATACTTATAATAGTTTTGTGGATGGAAATCCATTCGTGTCGCCTACATTATATATTAAACCAACAAATGAATTGTATGATGTTCACGCAGGATTAAAAGGAAAATTAGCCAGTACGGTAAGTTATGATATAAAAGCGTCATATATATATGATGAAAATAAAGCATTATTCAAAAGTAATGACTACAATGAAAATGACACGAATGCCAATTATGCTTTCGGAAATTCATTTCAGGTAATTTACGATGATATGAAAATAATGCGTTTATACGGAGAAATAAAAGCGGATTTAATGAAAGGAGTAACTGTCGAAGCCGATGCAACGATGAGCAGTTATACCAATAAAACACAATCAGAAGCTTGGAATTTACCAGAGCTTCAATTCAATTCTAAAGTTGATTTCGCCGTTACCGACAAATGGTTCGCTGGGATCAATTTGTTTTACGTAGGTGAACGAAAAGATCAACAGTTGAATACAGACATTGTTTATGTTACTGCTCCGGGATCAATAACTTTAGACGGTTATTTTGATTTGAATGCCAATGTGAGATTCAAATACAGTGAACGATTTACCACTTTTTTAAAAGTAAATAACATTATGAATAATGGATATCAAAAATGGTTGAATTATCCTGTTCAAGGTTTTCAAGTAATGTTGGGAGGAAATTATAAATTTGATTTCTAA
- a CDS encoding PhzF family phenazine biosynthesis protein, translated as MIIPFYIVDVFAEKKYAGNQLAVFRDSDGLSTEEMQKIAREINFAESTFITQIQPEKNCATIRIFTPAQEMQFAGHPIIGTSWVLMNKMSENQVQHFTLSVPIGEIPIQQSEDLVWLQSAQPRFLDIFSKSDFLSFSNLNLSDFDDTFSIQEVTTGSAFVIVPLNSIKALESLRFELSEMNEWLQWHCKTNHRALYFYCFEKGNLYSRMFCIEHNQLIEDAATGSASTCLQAYLLKYHSPEIKMVNHQGDFINRPSRIYFEGKLSEGNFDIKIGGKTQFIAKGEWEV; from the coding sequence ATGATAATACCTTTTTATATAGTTGATGTTTTTGCAGAGAAAAAATATGCTGGAAATCAATTGGCCGTTTTTAGGGATTCAGATGGTTTGAGTACGGAAGAGATGCAAAAAATAGCGCGCGAAATTAATTTTGCCGAAAGTACTTTTATAACTCAGATTCAACCTGAAAAGAATTGCGCAACTATAAGGATTTTTACTCCTGCTCAGGAAATGCAGTTTGCAGGTCACCCTATTATTGGGACTTCGTGGGTTTTGATGAATAAAATGAGTGAAAATCAAGTTCAGCATTTTACATTGTCAGTTCCAATTGGTGAAATTCCAATTCAGCAATCAGAAGATTTAGTTTGGTTGCAATCAGCTCAGCCTCGTTTTTTGGATATTTTTTCAAAATCCGATTTTTTATCTTTTAGTAATTTAAACCTTTCTGATTTTGATGATACATTTTCTATTCAAGAAGTAACTACTGGAAGTGCATTCGTAATTGTTCCTTTGAATAGTATAAAGGCTTTAGAAAGTTTACGTTTTGAATTGAGTGAAATGAATGAATGGTTACAGTGGCATTGCAAAACGAACCATAGAGCATTGTATTTTTATTGTTTTGAAAAAGGAAATCTTTACAGTAGAATGTTTTGCATAGAGCACAATCAATTGATTGAAGATGCAGCCACTGGGAGTGCAAGTACTTGTTTGCAAGCCTATCTTTTGAAATACCATTCACCTGAAATTAAAATGGTTAATCATCAAGGAGACTTTATTAATAGACCTTCTAGGATTTATTTTGAAGGGAAATTGTCCGAGGGAAATTTTGATATAAAGATTGGTGGAAAAACGCAATTTATTGCAAAAGGAGAATGGGAAGTGTAG
- a CDS encoding tetratricopeptide repeat protein, whose product MRKLSGLFLLLFFVQLTSLYSQQSSINTYSLKDFDKALSLYEDKQYASAQILFKQVEKTATTDGLQSDCAYYIANCAIRTEQENAEELINAFVENYPASRKQNQAFIDVAYYYFDHGDYKPALEWFDKVDESVLVESNRDKFNFQKGYTYFNAKKIQEAKRYFSKVTKSEEYGTQSKYYMGFMAYESDDYTEANKQFDQVSGNQKYAEKLSYFKSDMSFKSGDFQKAIDLGIKAMPNSTLEEKSELNKIIGESYFNLKQYDKAIPYLVAYKGKKGKWSNTDFYQLGYAYYVQKDYENAISQFNKIIEGNDFISQNAYYHLGESYLESGKKQQALNAFKNASEMNFNLKLQEDASFNYAKLSYEIGNSYQSVPEVLLGFIAKYPTNPNNDVIEKLLIDSYISSKNYKEALVLLEKNKTPENRIVYQKVVFYRGLELYNEGNYNESLSLFEKAVKESKEATITTRATFWKAESQYNLDDFKEALLSYQQFLDLAKAKETVEFKNINYNIAYANFKLKEYDSAGNSFQNQIDNNKIDKFRLNDSYLRLADCRFVTTKYQSALDAYIKVIESKSVDADYAYFQKALCYGFLSKNSKKIEELNAFLTLYPKSDYQDDVLFELGNTYVAENKQDLAIKAYDKLVNSFKNSSYTSRAILRQGLIYYNSDRDDLAITKFKKVASDFPKTPEAYEAVSTARLIYVDNGKVDEYATWVRTLDFVAVTDLDLDNDTFEAAEKQLELNNTKQAISGYSNYVTKFSNGVHILKANFQLAQLYYGEGSESKSVPNYEYVIAQPRCEYTEQSLVRLTQIFLKDKNCDKAIPNLVRLEKEADFAQNKTFAQANLMKCYYETNDYSNSVVYADKVLANPKAEENVKSDAQIIVARSAMQSGDEAKAKVAYAKLLTVSKGELAAEALYYDAYFKNKDGKFEISNAAIQKLAKNYSSYRYFGAKGLILMAKNYYGLKDSYQATYVLENVIENFTDYSDVVEEAKTELNRIKLEESKTNSSITK is encoded by the coding sequence ATGCGTAAACTTTCTGGACTTTTTTTATTGCTTTTTTTTGTTCAATTAACGTCCCTTTATTCTCAACAATCTTCGATAAATACCTATTCTTTAAAAGATTTTGATAAAGCGCTTTCTTTATACGAAGACAAGCAATATGCATCGGCGCAAATTCTTTTTAAACAAGTTGAAAAAACTGCAACAACTGATGGTCTACAATCAGATTGTGCCTATTATATTGCCAATTGTGCCATTCGTACCGAACAGGAAAATGCCGAAGAACTTATCAATGCTTTTGTAGAAAATTATCCTGCCAGTCGAAAACAAAATCAGGCTTTCATTGACGTAGCTTACTATTATTTTGATCATGGGGATTATAAACCAGCACTGGAATGGTTTGATAAAGTTGATGAAAGCGTATTAGTAGAAAGCAATCGGGATAAATTTAATTTTCAAAAAGGCTACACTTATTTTAATGCTAAAAAAATTCAAGAAGCAAAAAGATATTTTAGTAAAGTAACTAAGTCTGAAGAATACGGAACCCAAAGCAAATACTATATGGGTTTCATGGCTTATGAATCGGATGATTATACCGAGGCCAACAAGCAATTTGATCAAGTTTCCGGTAATCAAAAATATGCTGAAAAATTATCCTATTTCAAATCGGATATGAGTTTCAAATCGGGCGATTTTCAAAAAGCCATTGATTTAGGAATCAAAGCAATGCCAAATTCAACCCTTGAGGAAAAATCAGAATTAAATAAAATCATTGGCGAAAGCTACTTTAATTTAAAACAATACGACAAAGCAATTCCTTATTTAGTAGCCTATAAAGGAAAAAAAGGAAAATGGAGCAATACCGATTTTTATCAATTGGGATATGCCTATTATGTTCAAAAAGACTACGAAAATGCTATTTCACAATTCAATAAAATTATTGAGGGGAACGACTTTATATCCCAAAATGCCTATTACCATTTGGGTGAAAGTTATTTGGAATCGGGAAAAAAACAACAGGCTTTGAATGCTTTTAAGAATGCTTCCGAAATGAATTTTAACTTAAAATTGCAAGAAGACGCCAGTTTTAATTATGCTAAATTGAGCTACGAAATTGGGAATTCCTATCAAAGTGTACCTGAAGTGTTGTTGGGTTTCATCGCTAAATATCCAACGAATCCAAATAACGATGTAATTGAAAAACTGTTGATTGATTCTTATATTTCATCCAAAAATTATAAAGAAGCTTTGGTTTTATTAGAAAAAAACAAAACCCCAGAAAATAGAATTGTTTATCAAAAAGTGGTTTTTTATAGAGGCTTAGAATTGTATAATGAGGGAAATTATAACGAGTCATTGTCATTGTTTGAAAAAGCCGTAAAAGAATCAAAGGAAGCTACTATTACTACCCGAGCTACTTTTTGGAAAGCAGAATCCCAATACAATTTAGATGATTTTAAAGAAGCTTTGTTGAGTTATCAGCAGTTTTTAGATTTGGCAAAAGCCAAAGAAACGGTTGAATTTAAAAACATCAATTATAATATTGCTTACGCCAATTTCAAGTTGAAAGAATACGATTCTGCTGGAAATTCTTTTCAAAATCAGATTGATAATAATAAAATAGATAAATTTCGACTGAATGATTCTTACTTGCGTTTGGCTGATTGCCGATTTGTAACAACCAAATATCAATCTGCTTTAGATGCTTATATAAAGGTAATAGAATCCAAAAGTGTAGACGCTGATTATGCTTATTTTCAAAAAGCGCTTTGTTATGGATTTCTTTCCAAGAACAGCAAAAAAATTGAAGAACTCAATGCGTTTTTGACATTGTATCCAAAATCAGATTACCAAGACGATGTTTTGTTTGAATTAGGAAATACGTATGTAGCCGAAAACAAACAAGATTTGGCTATAAAAGCCTATGATAAATTAGTGAATAGCTTCAAAAACAGTTCGTACACTTCAAGGGCTATTTTGCGTCAAGGATTGATTTATTATAATTCAGATCGTGATGATTTGGCTATAACTAAGTTTAAAAAAGTAGCTTCTGATTTCCCTAAAACACCTGAAGCATATGAAGCAGTATCAACCGCTCGACTAATTTATGTTGACAATGGAAAAGTAGATGAATATGCTACTTGGGTACGCACATTGGATTTTGTAGCCGTTACCGATTTGGACTTAGACAATGATACTTTTGAAGCTGCCGAAAAACAATTAGAATTAAATAATACCAAGCAGGCTATTTCAGGATACAGTAATTATGTTACTAAATTTTCAAACGGTGTTCATATTCTTAAGGCTAATTTTCAGTTGGCACAATTGTACTACGGAGAAGGCTCAGAAAGTAAATCGGTTCCGAATTATGAATATGTTATTGCTCAACCTCGATGTGAATATACAGAACAATCCTTGGTTCGATTGACTCAGATATTTTTGAAAGATAAAAATTGTGACAAAGCAATTCCAAATTTAGTTCGATTAGAAAAGGAAGCTGATTTTGCCCAAAATAAAACATTTGCACAAGCCAATTTGATGAAATGTTATTATGAGACAAATGATTATTCCAATTCGGTGGTGTATGCCGATAAAGTTTTGGCCAATCCCAAAGCAGAGGAAAATGTAAAAAGCGATGCTCAGATTATTGTTGCCCGTTCTGCCATGCAATCGGGTGATGAAGCCAAAGCCAAAGTTGCCTACGCAAAATTACTTACGGTAAGCAAAGGCGAATTGGCCGCGGAAGCTTTGTATTATGACGCTTACTTTAAAAACAAAGACGGAAAATTTGAGATTTCGAATGCCGCAATACAGAAATTAGCCAAAAACTATTCGAGTTACCGCTATTTTGGTGCCAAAGGTTTGATTCTAATGGCGAAAAACTATTACGGATTGAAAGACAGTTATCAAGCGACTTATGTTTTAGAAAATGTAATCGAAAATTTCACGGATTATTCGGATGTGGTGGAAGAAGCTAAAACCGAATTGAATAGAATAAAACTAGAAGAGTCTAAAACAAATTCATCAATAACAAAATAG
- a CDS encoding cell division ATP-binding protein FtsE has protein sequence MSQSVLSLKNVNIYQEGKIILSDVNLEVNHGEFIYIIGKTGSGKSSLLKTLYADLPLTEGEGKIVEFDLATLKEDDIPFLRRKIGIVFQDFKLLPDRSVKDNMLFVLKATGWVDKEEMDAKIEEVLSKVNMKDFANKMPHQLSGGEQQRVAIARALLNDPEFILADEPTGNLDPQTSIEVLEVLRKINANGKTVIMATHDYALLMKFPSKTLKCEDATIFEVVQRTV, from the coding sequence ATGTCACAATCAGTTCTGTCTTTAAAAAACGTAAACATTTACCAAGAAGGAAAAATTATTTTATCTGATGTTAATTTAGAAGTCAACCATGGCGAATTCATTTACATCATAGGAAAAACAGGTTCTGGAAAAAGTAGTTTATTAAAAACATTATATGCTGATTTACCATTAACAGAAGGAGAAGGCAAAATTGTAGAATTTGATTTGGCTACTTTAAAAGAGGATGACATTCCTTTTTTGAGAAGAAAAATTGGAATTGTTTTCCAAGATTTTAAATTATTACCAGATCGTTCCGTAAAAGACAATATGCTTTTTGTTTTGAAAGCAACGGGTTGGGTTGATAAAGAAGAAATGGATGCCAAAATTGAAGAAGTACTTTCTAAAGTAAACATGAAAGATTTTGCCAATAAAATGCCACACCAACTTTCTGGAGGAGAACAACAAAGAGTTGCTATAGCAAGAGCTTTATTGAACGATCCAGAATTTATTCTTGCAGACGAACCAACGGGAAATCTTGACCCTCAGACTAGTATTGAAGTGCTAGAAGTTTTAAGAAAAATCAATGCCAACGGCAAAACAGTTATTATGGCAACTCACGATTATGCCTTGCTAATGAAATTCCCTAGTAAAACCTTAAAATGTGAAGATGCTACCATTTTTGAAGTGGTACAAAGAACGGTGTAA
- a CDS encoding glycosyltransferase family 2 protein, translating to MLSILIPTYNYNVYPLVLELHKQCLDCGIEFEILCQDDASNSNWNIDNQKIEFINDCSFFINNSNLGRGENINSLVKKSKFDWLLIMDCDTFPTQNNFIQKYCAVIPNTSVVFGGIQYVNEKPSKEELLRWVYGKKRESLSVEFRNKNSNFRALTSNLLIKKEIIEQNPFEATITKYGYEDLCFLSELETKNIKISHIDNPTFHLNLETSILFLEKTRTAIENLVYIVNSDKFSTIDSKINSAYIILKKLKLVTITTFIFKKTESKIIVNLLSKNPSLFLFDLYKLGYYCSMQSK from the coding sequence ATGCTATCGATTCTTATTCCTACGTACAATTACAATGTATATCCGCTTGTTTTAGAATTACATAAGCAATGTTTAGATTGTGGAATTGAGTTCGAAATTTTGTGTCAGGATGATGCATCGAATTCAAATTGGAATATAGATAATCAAAAAATAGAATTCATAAATGATTGTTCTTTTTTTATAAATAATTCCAACCTAGGAAGAGGAGAGAACATCAATTCATTAGTCAAAAAATCGAAATTCGACTGGTTGCTCATCATGGATTGCGATACTTTTCCAACCCAAAATAATTTTATTCAAAAATATTGTGCAGTCATTCCAAATACATCAGTTGTTTTTGGCGGAATTCAATATGTGAATGAAAAACCCAGCAAAGAAGAACTTTTACGTTGGGTTTACGGTAAGAAAAGAGAATCGCTTTCTGTTGAATTTAGAAATAAAAATTCCAATTTCAGGGCATTAACTTCTAATTTATTGATCAAAAAAGAAATTATAGAACAAAATCCTTTTGAAGCAACTATTACAAAATATGGTTATGAAGATCTTTGTTTTTTATCCGAATTAGAAACCAAGAATATTAAAATTTCTCATATTGACAATCCAACTTTTCATTTGAATTTAGAAACTTCTATTCTTTTTTTAGAGAAAACAAGAACAGCTATTGAAAATCTAGTTTACATTGTCAATTCAGATAAATTTTCTACTATTGACAGCAAGATCAATTCGGCTTATATTATTTTAAAAAAGTTAAAATTAGTTACGATAACAACTTTCATTTTCAAGAAAACAGAATCAAAGATAATAGTTAATTTACTTTCTAAAAATCCGTCTCTTTTTCTATTTGATCTTTATAAATTGGGGTACTATTGCAGTATGCAGTCCAAGTAA
- a CDS encoding glycosyltransferase family 4 protein, with amino-acid sequence MKLLYIVPKLNNEGGVARVLSLKLNYLIENFGYEVHVLTQNHGNFPLFYSFNEKIVFHDMMLEGTIFNFFNSYRNSLKSKIQTIQPDVIIVSDNGLKAFTIPFFLFAKIPIVLECHGSKYIEERPLKSNLISRFKSSLKYKFKDFSANKFSKLVALSNEGLLEWNVNNSLVISNPSWIQNGELSDLKSKKVIAVARNSYEKGLDRLLIIWKKVIDKHFDWILDIYGGSVTDLKQTILEQGLEFNVNLNEPVKNISEEYLSSALFVMTSRSEGFPMVLLEAMASGLPCLAYDCPIGPRAIINEGENGFLIEDGNVDSFVKKLELLIDDENWRIKMGENAKESVRKYDLEIIMKQWKMLFESLVKQ; translated from the coding sequence ATGAAGTTGCTGTATATAGTTCCTAAATTAAATAATGAAGGTGGGGTCGCCAGAGTTTTGTCTTTAAAACTAAATTACCTTATCGAGAATTTTGGGTATGAAGTTCATGTTCTTACCCAAAATCATGGGAACTTTCCATTATTCTATTCTTTCAACGAAAAGATTGTTTTTCATGATATGATGCTGGAGGGAACGATTTTTAATTTCTTTAATTCTTATCGGAACTCTTTAAAATCGAAAATTCAAACCATTCAACCCGATGTCATTATTGTTTCGGATAATGGTTTAAAAGCCTTTACAATTCCATTTTTTCTATTTGCTAAAATCCCAATTGTTTTGGAATGTCACGGCTCAAAATACATTGAAGAAAGACCATTAAAGTCGAATTTAATTTCAAGATTTAAAAGTTCGCTCAAGTATAAATTCAAAGATTTTAGTGCTAATAAATTTTCGAAATTAGTAGCGTTGTCCAATGAAGGTTTGCTGGAATGGAATGTGAATAATAGTTTGGTTATTTCTAATCCATCGTGGATACAAAACGGAGAGTTATCAGATTTAAAGTCTAAAAAAGTAATTGCAGTTGCCCGGAATTCTTATGAGAAAGGACTCGATCGATTACTAATTATTTGGAAAAAAGTGATAGATAAACATTTCGATTGGATTTTGGATATTTATGGAGGTTCGGTGACGGATTTAAAGCAAACAATTTTAGAACAAGGATTGGAATTTAATGTGAATTTAAACGAACCTGTAAAAAATATTTCAGAAGAATACTTGTCTTCGGCGCTATTTGTTATGACTTCACGTTCCGAGGGATTTCCAATGGTTTTGCTTGAAGCAATGGCTTCAGGATTGCCTTGCCTTGCTTATGACTGCCCAATTGGTCCCAGAGCAATTATAAATGAAGGAGAAAATGGTTTTTTGATTGAAGATGGAAATGTTGATTCATTCGTTAAGAAACTGGAACTGCTTATTGATGATGAAAATTGGAGAATAAAAATGGGTGAAAATGCGAAAGAGAGTGTAAGAAAATATGATTTAGAGATTATAATGAAACAATGGAAAATGCTTTTTGAAAGTTTGGTAAAGCAATAA
- a CDS encoding sugar 3,4-ketoisomerase: METINEIQVLKIPVVEDVRGNLGIIQSDFLPFEFKRVYYLFDVPSTAFRGGHAHINQQEVLIALSGSFEVTVNDGIEEKRYLLNKPNVGLLIPTGIWRELENFSSGAVCLVLASDDFLEEDYIRDFDEFLISKK, from the coding sequence ATGGAAACGATAAATGAGATTCAAGTATTAAAAATACCGGTTGTTGAAGATGTAAGAGGGAATTTAGGAATCATTCAAAGTGATTTTTTGCCCTTTGAATTCAAGCGGGTTTATTATCTTTTTGATGTGCCAAGTACTGCTTTTAGAGGAGGGCATGCTCATATCAATCAACAGGAAGTACTAATCGCTTTGAGTGGTAGTTTTGAAGTAACCGTAAATGACGGAATTGAAGAGAAGCGTTATTTGTTGAATAAACCGAATGTTGGCCTATTGATTCCAACGGGGATTTGGCGGGAGCTTGAAAATTTTTCTTCGGGTGCTGTGTGTTTGGTTTTGGCTTCGGATGATTTTTTGGAAGAGGATTATATAAGAGACTTTGATGAATTCTTGATTTCCAAAAAATGA